From a single Nostoc edaphicum CCNP1411 genomic region:
- the petC gene encoding cytochrome b6-f complex iron-sulfur subunit, translating to MAQFSESADVPDMGRRQFMNLLTFGTVTGVALGALYPVVNYFIPPATGGAGGGVTAKDELGNDVSVAKFLENRNAGDRNLVQGLKGDPTYIVVDSKEAIKDYGINAICTHLGCVVPWNVAENKFKCPCHGSQYDETGKVVRGPAPLSLALAHTSVNDDKIVLTPWTETDFRTGDAPWWG from the coding sequence ATGGCTCAATTTTCTGAATCAGCAGACGTGCCCGATATGGGGCGTCGTCAGTTCATGAATCTGCTCACTTTTGGGACTGTCACTGGAGTAGCTCTGGGTGCATTGTATCCCGTTGTCAACTACTTTATTCCACCCGCCACTGGTGGCGCTGGTGGCGGAGTAACGGCAAAAGACGAGCTAGGTAACGATGTTAGCGTCGCTAAATTTCTAGAAAACCGGAATGCAGGCGATCGCAACCTAGTCCAAGGACTAAAGGGAGATCCTACCTATATTGTGGTAGACAGCAAAGAGGCGATCAAAGATTATGGCATTAACGCCATCTGCACCCACTTAGGTTGTGTCGTCCCTTGGAACGTTGCTGAGAACAAATTCAAGTGTCCTTGTCATGGTTCCCAGTATGACGAAACTGGTAAAGTTGTCCGGGGCCCAGCACCTCTGTCTCTGGCTTTAGCCCATACCAGCGTCAACGACGACAAAATCGTTTTAACCCCTTGGACTGAAACCGACTTCCGCACAGGTGATGCACCTTGGTGGGGTTAA
- a CDS encoding glycoside hydrolase family 57 protein: MAIGYVALVLHAHLPFVRHPESDYVLEEEWLYEAITETYIPLLKVFEGLKRDGIDFKITMSMTPPLVSMLRDPLLQERYEAHLAQLEELIALEAEHNVNNGHLRYLAEHYATEFSEARQLWERYGGDLVTAFKKFQDSNNLEIITCGATHGYLPLMKMYPQAVWAQIQVACEHYEQTFGQAPRGIWLPECAYYEGLDRMLADAGLRYFLTDGHGILYARPRPRFGTYAPIYTETGVAVFGRDHESSQQVWSSEVGYPGAAEYREFYKDLGWEAEYEYIKPYIMPNGQRKNTGIKYHKITGRGLGLSDKALYDPYWAREKAAEHAANFMYNREQQSEHLYGIMQRPPIIVSPYDAELFGHWWYEGPWFIDYLFRKSWHDQGTYQMTHLADYLREQPTQQVCRPSQSSWGFKGFHEYWLNETNAWIYPHLHKAAERMIEISHLEPEDELGEKALNQAARELLLAQSSDWAFIMRTGTMVPYAVRRTRSHLMRFNKLYEDVKVGKIDSGWLEKVELMDNIFPEINYRVYRPL, translated from the coding sequence ATGGCTATCGGCTACGTCGCACTTGTACTCCACGCACATCTACCCTTCGTTCGTCACCCGGAAAGTGACTACGTGCTGGAGGAAGAATGGCTCTATGAAGCCATCACAGAAACCTACATCCCCTTATTGAAAGTATTTGAAGGCTTAAAGCGAGACGGTATCGACTTTAAAATCACGATGAGTATGACACCCCCTTTAGTGTCAATGCTTCGCGATCCTTTGCTTCAAGAACGCTACGAAGCACACTTAGCTCAACTAGAAGAACTTATAGCACTAGAAGCAGAACATAATGTCAACAACGGACATCTTCGTTATTTAGCCGAACATTACGCGACTGAGTTCAGCGAAGCGCGTCAGCTATGGGAACGCTACGGCGGGGACTTGGTGACAGCTTTTAAGAAGTTCCAAGACAGTAATAACCTGGAAATTATTACTTGCGGTGCTACCCACGGATATTTACCGTTGATGAAAATGTATCCACAAGCAGTGTGGGCGCAAATTCAGGTAGCCTGCGAACATTATGAGCAAACCTTTGGACAAGCACCCAGAGGCATTTGGTTGCCTGAATGTGCCTACTACGAAGGTTTAGACCGGATGCTAGCTGATGCTGGGTTACGCTACTTCCTCACTGATGGGCATGGAATCCTTTATGCCCGTCCTCGTCCCCGCTTTGGCACTTATGCCCCCATTTATACAGAAACTGGTGTTGCTGTATTTGGTCGAGATCATGAATCTTCCCAACAGGTATGGTCTTCTGAGGTGGGCTATCCTGGGGCGGCGGAATATCGGGAATTTTACAAAGATTTGGGCTGGGAAGCAGAATATGAGTATATTAAGCCCTATATTATGCCCAATGGTCAGCGGAAAAATACGGGTATTAAGTATCATAAAATTACTGGGCGTGGCTTAGGGCTGTCAGATAAGGCACTTTACGATCCGTATTGGGCTAGGGAAAAGGCCGCAGAACACGCTGCTAATTTTATGTATAATCGAGAGCAGCAATCTGAGCATCTCTATGGGATAATGCAGCGTCCGCCAATTATCGTTTCGCCTTATGACGCAGAGTTGTTTGGACATTGGTGGTATGAAGGCCCTTGGTTTATCGATTACCTATTCCGCAAGTCGTGGCATGACCAAGGAACATATCAAATGACCCATTTAGCAGACTATTTGCGAGAACAGCCAACGCAACAAGTCTGTCGTCCTTCGCAGTCAAGCTGGGGTTTCAAGGGTTTCCATGAGTATTGGTTGAATGAAACGAATGCGTGGATTTATCCGCATTTGCACAAAGCTGCTGAACGGATGATTGAAATTTCGCACCTAGAACCAGAGGATGAGTTGGGGGAAAAAGCATTGAACCAAGCGGCGCGGGAATTGTTATTAGCACAATCTTCTGACTGGGCTTTTATTATGCGGACGGGAACGATGGTACCCTATGCAGTTAGACGGACGCGATCGCACCTAATGCGGTTCAATAAGCTCTATGAAGATGTTAAAGTCGGCAAAATTGACAGTGGTTGGCTGGAAAAAGTCGAGTTAATGGATAATATCTTCCCCGAAATCAACTATCGCGTCTACCGTCCGTTGTAG
- a CDS encoding Uma2 family endonuclease: protein MTASVEYIPVTPIEYPDEDGKPMAEGDIQFSYLAYAINALRIYFQNHPDVYVAGNLFIYYEKNYPESVVAPDVFVVFRVENRDRRSYKTWEENNQTPAFVLEITSKTTRSKDQGAKKGIYAFLGVREYFQYDPTGDYLNPQLQGLQLVDGNYFPVATNILPGGTVSLSSEVLGLELRLEAGKLRFYNPATGQILLTHEEEAAARQAAEEARQQTEQKAQRLAAKLRELNIDPDSL from the coding sequence ATGACAGCCTCAGTAGAGTATATCCCCGTTACCCCAATTGAGTACCCAGATGAGGATGGTAAGCCGATGGCTGAAGGAGATATCCAGTTCAGTTACTTGGCTTATGCAATAAATGCGCTACGGATTTATTTTCAAAATCATCCAGATGTATACGTCGCTGGTAATCTATTTATTTACTACGAAAAAAATTATCCAGAATCAGTTGTAGCTCCAGATGTATTTGTAGTGTTTAGAGTGGAAAACCGTGACAGACGCTCTTACAAAACCTGGGAAGAAAATAATCAAACCCCAGCTTTTGTTCTAGAGATTACCTCAAAAACCACCCGCAGCAAAGACCAAGGTGCAAAGAAAGGAATTTACGCCTTTCTGGGAGTGCGTGAATATTTTCAATATGACCCCACAGGCGATTATCTCAATCCCCAACTTCAGGGTTTACAGTTGGTCGATGGAAATTATTTCCCAGTGGCAACCAATATCTTGCCAGGTGGTACAGTATCCCTATCCAGTGAAGTTTTGGGGCTAGAATTGCGTTTAGAGGCGGGAAAACTGCGCTTTTACAATCCAGCTACGGGTCAAATACTCCTAACTCATGAAGAGGAAGCAGCTGCACGACAAGCCGCAGAAGAGGCTCGACAGCAAACGGAGCAAAAAGCGCAAAGATTAGCTGCTAAACTCCGAGAATTAAATATTGATCCAGATAGCCTTTAG
- the petA gene encoding cytochrome f: MRNVFLTARLTRSARAIVKTLLIAIATVTFYFTSDLALPQSAAAYPFWAQQTYPETPREPTGRIVCANCHLAAKVTEVEVPQSVLPDTVFKAVVKIPYDLSAQQVGADGSKVGLNVGAVLMLPEGFKIAPEDRLSEELKEEVGDTFYQPYSEGKDNVVIVGPLPGEQYQEIVFPVLSPNPATDKNIHFGKYSVHVGGNRGRGQVYPTGEKSNNAVYNASATGTITKIAKEEDGDGNVKYLVNIQPESGDVVVDTIPLGPDLLVSEGQAVKTGDALTSNPNVGGFGQIDAEIVLQDASRVKWMIAFIALVMLAQVMLVLKKKQVEKVQAAEMNF; the protein is encoded by the coding sequence ATGAGAAATGTTTTCCTAACAGCGAGGTTAACTCGCAGTGCTAGAGCGATTGTAAAAACATTGCTCATAGCGATCGCTACTGTGACATTTTACTTCACCAGCGATCTAGCACTTCCCCAGTCAGCTGCCGCCTATCCCTTTTGGGCACAGCAAACCTATCCCGAAACCCCCCGCGAACCAACAGGGCGAATTGTTTGTGCCAACTGTCACCTAGCCGCCAAGGTTACAGAAGTAGAAGTTCCCCAATCGGTGCTACCTGACACTGTATTCAAAGCTGTGGTGAAAATCCCCTACGATCTGTCCGCCCAGCAAGTTGGTGCTGATGGTTCTAAGGTTGGCTTGAACGTCGGTGCTGTACTGATGCTACCCGAAGGCTTTAAGATTGCTCCTGAAGACCGTCTTTCCGAAGAACTTAAAGAAGAAGTTGGCGACACTTTCTACCAACCCTACAGCGAAGGCAAAGATAACGTCGTCATCGTCGGCCCTTTACCCGGAGAACAGTATCAGGAAATCGTCTTCCCAGTTCTTTCTCCCAACCCCGCAACCGACAAAAACATCCACTTTGGTAAATATTCAGTTCACGTAGGTGGTAATAGGGGACGCGGACAAGTTTATCCTACTGGCGAAAAGAGCAATAACGCTGTTTACAACGCTTCCGCTACTGGCACAATTACCAAGATTGCCAAAGAGGAAGATGGAGACGGTAACGTTAAATATCTAGTTAACATCCAACCTGAATCGGGTGATGTTGTCGTTGATACGATTCCTTTAGGCCCAGACCTACTTGTTTCCGAAGGTCAAGCAGTTAAGACTGGTGATGCTTTGACTAGTAACCCGAACGTCGGTGGATTCGGTCAAATAGATGCAGAAATCGTACTGCAAGACGCTTCTAGAGTCAAATGGATGATTGCGTTCATCGCTCTTGTAATGTTGGCTCAAGTTATGCTTGTGCTGAAGAAGAAGCAGGTTGAAAAAGTTCAAGCTGCTGAGATGAATTTCTAA